A stretch of DNA from Brevibacillus ruminantium:
TGGATTCCAAGGAGTTCGTCCGCCAGAACTACGATCCTTCCTTTCTCGAAGGGTATATCCTTGGCAGCTTGTTAAGTGATCTGTTCCATGGACAGAAAAACTACCCCGGCTCTTACCGAGGATACACCAATAAGGAGGTTTACAAGCCTTCGGGTACCTACCGAACACCAACGGTTGAAGAGAAGAAGCAAACCCCGCCCATCACCACCCAGGGAAAAGGAAGCATTATCAAGCGGGGGACGAACAAAACAGACACAACCGTCGGATCGGATGGAAGTCTCACCAAGAAAAGGGTAGACACCTCCAGTGGATCTACCGGAAAGATTACTCGTTCAAGTGAGAAGGGTGCAAGTTACTCAGATGGTTCCAGTTCAAGCAAGAAATCCTCATCCTCCATCTTTTCTCCACCCAAACGATCATCAGCGCCACGTACCAAGGTCGGAGGCTACGGACGCATTACCAAACGAAGATGACCCGCTCGAAGCAGAGCGGGTTTTTGTTTTGTTCAGCGAGAGGTGCAGAAAGCTCTGAGGTGAATCGACAACCGGATTAATATATTGTTATAGTTATTTTATAATAACTGTTATAACAAAAATATCAGGTTATTTACATATTTCAAGAACTGTATTATTATAATTTTGTATCTGTATTACATGGAGAGGCAATTCTAATCAGATCCAAAACCAGTGAATGAAAAGAGGGAGAGGAAATGTTGAATCGGAACCATGTTACCACTCATCATCTGGAGACTTTTCCGGATACGGAAGGCGGCAAGCGTTTTCAACAGGCTTATGAAGCCAGCCTTGGACTTTGGCCGGTTGCGTACGAAAGGTTCTATGTTCCCACCAGATTTGGCCAGACGCATGTCGTGGCATGTGGGCCGGCTGACGCAGAGCCGTTGGTTCTGTTGCATGGGGCCTTGTTCAGCTCGAGTATGTGGTACCCCAATGTTGGAGAGTGGAGCAAGCAGTATCGCGTATATGCCATCGACGTTTTGGAAGATCAAAATTTGAGTATCCCCACAGTGGGCTGCAGGAACAGAACGGATTTCAAAGAGTGGATGATTGAAATCTTGCAGCATTTGCACATTCAAAAGGCAAAACTGGTGGGCTTATCGCTGGGCGGTATGCATGTCATCAATCTGCTGGTACAGGCTCAGGAATGGATTGAGCGGGTTGTCGTCATCAGTCCGGCCGAATCATTTGTTCCGTTTCACCCGGATTTTTACACCTACGCCTACGGTTTGTTTCAACCAGGAGGGGTGGAGCGATTTGTGGACTGGATGTTTGCGGACCGCTATACCATCCCGGCCCCGTTTTTACAACAGTATCGTGCGGCTATCAACTGGTTGGGTGAGAAAGAAAGCCGCCCTCCCGGAGAAAACGGTTTTCCATATGTGTACTCCGACGAGGAGCTGTCATCCATACACGTACCTGTCCTGCTGCTGCTCGGAGAGAAGGAAGTCATTTACGATCCGCGGGCAGCACAAGAGCGTGCAAAAAGATTAGTGCCGGGAATCGAGACCATGATGGTCCATGGAGCAGGGCATGTCCTCTCCATGGAAAGACCTTCATTTGTGAACAAAGCAGTCACGGCGTTTATGAGGGACGACGGTCGAGCAGAAAAGCGAGAGGGATAAAACGATAAGCAGGAAAAACAGAGGTGTCTCCCCAAAAGCTCAGCTTTTGGGGGCACCTTTGTTTCGTTATACGGTATTCAAGCCAGAATAGGGCAGGTGCCTAACACCGGGCATGGGTAAACATCATAGAGTGATAGTGATTAGTCAAAGACCCACATAAGGAGGTTTCATCATTGTACTCCCAGTATCGAGTCTACTTTCCGTACATCAGTCCGTTCGACCCGTGTCCGCCGCAGCGCGTCAAGTCATATGTGGTGCCCCCCCAATTATTCATACAGTTTCAACCTCCCAATCTCCCGCAATTTTCACCCCGGGAGGCCCTCCAATACGGAACACTGTGGCCAGATTTGTTCAGCCCCTATGAGGGGCGCAGCGGCAGAAGAGAAGAAGGGAGGAGGAAAAAATGAGCGAAACCACTCCGGTCGATGAACGGTACTATCAGCTGTTACTCGAACTGCAAGCACTCGACTTTGTGCTGGTGGAATTGACACTCTATTTAGATACGCATAGCAATGACTTTGATGCCCTTCAACAATTTAACCAAATCTCCGAGCAGCGTTGGAAAATCGCTTGTGAATTTGAAGAAAGCTATGGTCCGCTATTGCAATTCGGTCTCAGTTATTCGCGATACCCCTGGCAGTGGAACGACACACCCTGGCCCTGGCAGGTATAAAGACGAGGAGGAGAACACATCGTGTGGGTATATGAAAAAAAATTGCAGTATCCTGTCCGGGTAAGCAAATGTGATCCGCGCATGGCCAAATTTTTGCTGGAGCAATACGGCGGAGCAGACGGTGAACTGGCCGCAGCCCTACGCTATTTGAATCAGCGCTACTCGATTCCAGATAAGGTCATTGGGTTGTTAACGGATATTGGGACCGAAGAATCAGTACACTACAGATATCGATAAAAATGCGCTCTTATATTTTTGGAAGCTTCGGATACAGCACGAGAGTAAATTGATTGATCGCCTCTGGATTCCACCTCCCACCTCTTTCTTTACGATAAGTCGCCTGTTCCACAACTGATTTCAGCATTGCGTTTTTCTTTCCAGGATCGTCTGTTTTTTGATAAACCTCAATGACGTGTTCAACCTTCGGAATTGTTTCCACCCTAGCAGCTATTCGCTTTTGTTCAAGCTCTATTTCTTTTTCAGCTTGGGCAATAGTTTCCCGTATCTCATCGATCTGTTTCGCAAGAGATTGAGAACGTTCCATAAACACTTCGATTGAATAAACTTTTAACTCCAACAGGTTGTGGGCTTCGTTTTTTTGGTTATTCAAATCATCAAATTTTTTTCTTAATGATTTAAGCATTTCTTCATGGGCTTTCAACTTCATTTGGTCGGTTCTCTTTGTTTTGGGCTGCTTATCTTTCCACTGTGCCTTGTATGATTTTAGCCATTCTCGAAGAGACTGGAGTAATCGTTCCTCGATGATGTGAAAATAGGAACTGACGTTGGGGCAATCTTGACTCGGACAGATAATAGATGATGGATTTTTGTCTCCATAAGGCCGCAACACCATAGGTCCACCACATATATCACACCGTATTAATCCTGCGAGAGGATTGCTTATTTTCCCCCGTGGAGCTGGAGTGTGGCCATGATCTTGCATGATATTTTGAGCAAGATCAAACGTAGCCTCATCAATTAATGGCGGGTGCATCCCAACTACTTCGACCCATTGATCCCTGGGCTTTCTCGGCCTGCTTTTTCCATCACGTCGTTTGATCAGAGGACGGGAGCCCCATCGTACCCGACCAATATAGACGGGGTTTCGAAGTAGACCGTTTATCGTGGCCACCGTCCATTTACTATTTCGAGCTGTAGGAACCCCCATCGTATTTAAGTGCTTTGCCAAACGAGCAGTACCCATACGCTTTTCTGGATCTGGGTCAGTGTATAGAGAAAAGATCAATCGCACGATCGGAGCTTGATCTGTGTTCGGTTCGAGCGACCAACCCTTGCCAGGGAGCTTTACCCGCTGATAGCCATAGGGGGGAGTGTTTCCCACATATCTTCCGTCCCTCACACCATCAACCCGCCCTCCTTGCAGGCGCCTCGTCGTCGTCTTAAATTCCCTACGAGACATAAAAAGACCAAACTCAAAATATTCTTCGTCGTCGGAGTTTTGCGGGTCATAGACACGCATTGGGGTGACAATGAGAGTGTTCGAGTATTTAAAAGCATTTGCTACGATCCCCTGATCCATCGTATCCCCACGGGCTAGACGTTCCACTTCGACTACGAGTATCCCGGTCCATTGCTCGTTTTCCACATCCTCAAGCAGCCGAATCATTTCAGGACGTTCTGAAATTCTTTCTCCTGATGTGGCAGGTTTTTCGCTGTAGATTTCTGTTATGGTGATACCGTAGCGTTTCGACAATTCGATCAAGATACGCATATGGCGTTTATAGGTGTCTTCCTCGCCTCGGGCCTCTGCCTCAAGATCAATTCGTGATTTTCTGAGGTATGCAGCATATTTTCCATAAGGAAGTCTAGACAAGACATTCACCTTCTTTAATTCGAACAATCATTTTATGTAAGAAACACAGTGTAAGGTGAGTACCATTTATACTATTCTGGTACAAAGTGCAACTATACAAAAACATTTATCTTCAGTAATTTCGCCAGGTCTGCAACTTGGATGACCAAATGGTCAATAGATGGCCCAGCCACTTTTACAAACAAGGGCAGTCCCCTAAGTAACACCGCATATACATCCCCCGAAGGGAGTGGGTGATGTGCGCAAAAAAATCGAGAATCCAAACATCGTGGAGACCTACATCATTAATGGCTCCACCATCCACATTGCTGACAATTGTATCCGAACCGACCCTCAGGAAATTGAGAAAATCATTGACGACTTTCATGCAGCAGGATGGGCAATACACCAAGAAGGTGAAAACAAGGCCGGTTAATCACCGGCTTGGAAGGACAAGCCTCACACAACCGAAAAGAGTACCGAAGAGCAGAAGCGAGAAGGAAGATGGAGAACAGTAGCCATTTCGCAGTGTACTGGCCGGACATGGATACATAGTGGAGAAATCTGCCTACAGGTGCAATAGTGGCGGTTGGGGAATGGGTGGACTACCTGGAAGTAACGGGATGTAGGGAAGTGGGGGCAAGCTCTTATCGTAGGATAAAAATTGGAAAACATTGCATAGTGGCAAAGTAAGCGATTTAGAAAAAAAGAAGGCTGTCGAGGATTGATATGCTCCCCTTTAGGTAGACAGGTTTCATAAAAATACCGCTACTTGAAGGGGAGCTTTCTTTGTCAGTTTTACGGCCGGTTATTCAGCTGTAGTTTCCCAACCACTCTGACCTTGAAGGGGGGTTCTTAGGGCATAATGTTTCCTTGGCCCGGCATATTTCTTTTTGCGGCCGGGTTCTCCCTTTGCCACAGGCTTACTTTTCAAGACCAGGTTCTTTTTGCCGGCAGGTTTCTTCAACAACTGCTGTACAATGGTATAGCCGATCAGGTATGCTGGCGCGGTCGTATTGCCGTCCACGGTGAATGGAATGAGGGAATCATCGGCCACAACCAGGTTTTTCACCCCGTGCACATGCCCTTTGCTGTTGACTACGCCGCCCTCCGCAAGCGGTGCCATCCTTAGAGCGCCTTGCTGATGGTGGTTATGATCGAAATTTTGTTTGATGAACTCCTCCAGCTTACGGTCGTTATCGATAATGTCGTCTGTAGGGGTGGTGAGACGGTAAGTTGGGTCGATGCGCCGAAGTTCAGCTGCAATATTTTTGATATAGATTTTGTAAATGTTCTTTACCGCCTCCAGATCCGCCGGATGATCCAAAAATCCTTCGTCCGCCAGAACGATTTTGAGTGGATCGTTATTCTGGATGCGAATTGTCCCCCGGCTTTTCGGGCGCAGGTAGATAATGGCGATGGTAAGCGACTGACGCCCGCCGATTCCAACCAATTGCACCGCGCGGCGGTGTTTATCCGCCCCGGGCGCCGGATCGGGGAGGAATGCTCCACCGGTATAAAGAGCACTCGGATCGTTATCAGGGAGAGGTTTGTCCCCTGGATTAGTGGTAAAAGTAGCGAACGTAAGGGTATGGTTTCTCAATCCCTTTCCCACGTTCGGGTTATTGAACACTACGGGTATGCCTGCTGCTTGCAAATGCTTTGCCGGCCCAATTCCGGATAGCATCAACAGTTGACTACTATTGATCCCGGCAGAAATAATCACCTTCTTGCGAGCAAAGGCTTGAATGCATGCGCCCTCTTTTAGAAACTCTACGCCCCGGGCCCGCTTATCGGCAAAAAGCACGCGAATCGCCGTCGACTTGTACATAACTCTCAGCTTTCGGCTGTTAACACCACGGCCATTTGCAGCTATGATATCAGAGGAAAGAAAGGCAGTGGAGGAGCTTTCACGGTGCCCATTTGGCTTTTGAAACAATTGCCACCGGGTAAAAGGGCCGAGTGGTGTCTGTGGATCGTTGTAGTCAAGAATTTCCCGAAAACCGGTTGCCCGTGAAATAGCGGTAACCAGCTTCTTAGCCATAGCTGTCGGATTTTTTGGTGCTTGTCGGATGTCAACCGGGCCACGAAATCCGTGAGCTTGGGGATTATTTGATTCCCCGTTGTATTTCTCAATACGTTTAAATCGTTCAATGGCCCGTTTTGGTGACCATAATGCACCTAAAAGACTTTGCCATTCCCGCAGTACATCCGTGGTTGGTCTCACATACTGCTCGCCGTTTATGGAAGACCCCCCGCCAGAGAGGCGCCCCGTTGTCCACTCAAACGTCCGATCATCCAGATTGCTTTGGGGAACGCCTTCCCCTTGCCAGAAATATTGCGGAGAAAACTGCTCTTCCAATTCCGGAGCAAATGTAGAATCCTTAATGGGGGTATCCTTATCGTTATTTTCGCCCGCCTCTAGGACAAGAACGGAAGTATTCTTATCGTCCGAAAGTCTCTTGGCAATGATCGCACCCGCAGGCCCCGTCCCAACGACAATATAGTCGTACACCAAATTCTTACGATTGCTCATTTCCGCTTCTCCTTGGTTACATTATTGGGCTAATGTAGAATATTCCCCCGTTTTGTCCAAAGTGACATTGATGGTAGAATAATTGTTAAAAATGGATGAAGTCATTAAACGACTTCCGGAAAGTTTGATGATCAGACAGGTTATGTGTCCAGATGATTTTTTCCGCCAATGCAGCATCGGTGTTTTCCGAGAAACAATAAGTGAGAAAGATGTTCTGTTCATAGAAGGGCCAAATTATTGATAAATATAATGTACCGAAGAATTCGCACATCTGGAAATGATCGCCACCATGGTGTATAAGCTGACGAAGGATGCCACCCCCGATCAGTTGATCGAAGCTGGACTGGGCGCACACTTTGCTTCACACGACAACGCTCTTTTTTATGAAAATGCTTCTGGTGTCCCCTGGACAGCAGCCTATATACAAGCCAAGGGCGATCCCATCGCAGATTTGTACGAAGATATCGCCGCGGAAGAGAAGGCCAGAGCGACCTATCAATGGCTGATCGACATGACCGACGACGTCGATCTGCAGGACGGCTTGAAATTTCTCAGAGAGCGGGAAGTCATTCACTCGCTCCGCTTCCGGGAGGCAGTCGAGATTTTGAAGGAAGAGCAGGATCGGAAAAAGTTCTTTTAAAAAAGGGCCACCGTGCAGGTGGGCTTTTTTTATGTATGCTTGCGAGCAGGGCGCAATAAGATTCAATCCTTTGTTTATCAAGCTCTCTTAAATAGTCATCGTTTGGACAGATTCATCTCAAGCAGGTTCTCCACGATAGAACCATCCACGTTTTCTAACATCCCAAAAACACCTAAAGGCCTTTAGCCAAGGTGTGCAAGGGAGTAATGGTTGAGCGGATACCATTTACGCAAACCAATTGACATAGATAAAGCCGGTAAATGCAAAGAAATTCGACAGCAGATGAGCGAGGGTGCTTGGCAATATGGATTTGTATCGGTACGAAAACCAGCCCCACACAAGGCCCATAAACACAGCCCCGCCGACAAAGGCAAGGATGCCGCCGTCCATGCCAGAATCCTTTACCAGAGCTGGAGCCAGATGCCAGGAGCCGAACCAGAATGTGGGGTAGAGAAAACCAAGCCACAGATTATGGGGAAACAGAGAAGGGAATACACCGCGCCACAGCATTTCTTCCAAGGGTGCGTTCACGATGGCGAAGAGAAGGGCAAGCAGAATGACGTTTCTCCCAGCCAAGGGGGCATAGGGAAGGAAGACCGCCATGCAGGTGGCGATGGCCGGAAGGGCAACGAGTGCAGTCGCTATCCATTGTTTGTACGAAACATCAGCAGGGAATCGCCATAAAATGGAGGATGGAGGGCCAATGAACAAGAGGGTGACGGGAATGCACCATACGAGCCAATAGACGATATAACCGAGTAAATACCCCAAAGTATCGCCGTAGTGCCGTACCAAAAGCTGAAATACTGTGATTTGTGTCAAAACAAGTGCGGGAGCGATGACCAAAAGTGCTTTCTGTTTACTGGATAAAGTATTCATTACGGGATCCCTCGCAAGATATGGAAATGAAATAATTTTCACTATATCATACATGTTTCCAATATTGATCGACTGTATTGTTGAGCGAAGGAAATTTTTGCATTTGAAAATGATCGCCAGCATGGGATGGTAAAATTTGCTATAATGGAAGTTGTACGGAAGGAAAGTAAAAAGATAGACTGATATGTTTAAATCCGATTTCGTAAACAAAATCCCTAAATCGCGAACCTCAAGCTCACATAAAATCCCTGGAAGGCTCGCGCTCCGCTTCTGGCAAGGCTTTTCTGGGTTTTGGTACTGATTTTATAACTCACAGGGCTAACTTATTAAGAGGTTCGCGGAAATGATGTCCAAAAATCATGTGTAGCAAGGCTTTTGGACGTATGCTGTCGCTCCTTACGCAGGAGCGTGGATTGAAACGGGCAGATCGAGATCAACGTTGAAAGCGATAAAGTGTCGCTCCTTACGCAGGAGCGTGGATTGAAACCGGACGTTCGGCGCACCTTCCGCAGACGGTCAACGTCGCTCCTTACGCAGGAGCGTGGATTGAAACCTTGAGGAAGGGCTTTGCATAATAGAGCTTCCGACCGTCGCTCCTTACGCAGGAGCGTGGATTGAAACACGCAATCCCGTGGATCATATCTTGGGGCATTTCGCGTCGCTCCTTACGCAGGAGCGTGGATTGAAACCTCAGACGGCGTAGCGCTCGTATCGCTCTCTGCGCTCGTCGCTCCTTACACAGGAGCGTGGATTGAAACGAGGACAGCGTACTGCCCGCTGGAAAGACATGCGCGATGGTCGCTCCTTACACAGGAGCGTGGATTGAAACCTTTACCAATGTTGGA
This window harbors:
- a CDS encoding DUF4247 domain-containing protein — its product is MPQQLMKAIKLILIPALFLLVLAGCNTQSVSNSYPLESIISKDGGQTSKIYRAENKTVPEVAQELSEQRTPDEISKEDEQHMFLVYSDEWYHLQQDEAKPSDTIIEVDSKEFVRQNYDPSFLEGYILGSLLSDLFHGQKNYPGSYRGYTNKEVYKPSGTYRTPTVEEKKQTPPITTQGKGSIIKRGTNKTDTTVGSDGSLTKKRVDTSSGSTGKITRSSEKGASYSDGSSSSKKSSSSIFSPPKRSSAPRTKVGGYGRITKRR
- a CDS encoding alpha/beta fold hydrolase, whose product is MLNRNHVTTHHLETFPDTEGGKRFQQAYEASLGLWPVAYERFYVPTRFGQTHVVACGPADAEPLVLLHGALFSSSMWYPNVGEWSKQYRVYAIDVLEDQNLSIPTVGCRNRTDFKEWMIEILQHLHIQKAKLVGLSLGGMHVINLLVQAQEWIERVVVISPAESFVPFHPDFYTYAYGLFQPGGVERFVDWMFADRYTIPAPFLQQYRAAINWLGEKESRPPGENGFPYVYSDEELSSIHVPVLLLLGEKEVIYDPRAAQERAKRLVPGIETMMVHGAGHVLSMERPSFVNKAVTAFMRDDGRAEKREG
- a CDS encoding spore coat associated protein CotJA, with amino-acid sequence MYSQYRVYFPYISPFDPCPPQRVKSYVVPPQLFIQFQPPNLPQFSPREALQYGTLWPDLFSPYEGRSGRREEGRRKK
- a CDS encoding spore coat protein CotJB; the encoded protein is MSETTPVDERYYQLLLELQALDFVLVELTLYLDTHSNDFDALQQFNQISEQRWKIACEFEESYGPLLQFGLSYSRYPWQWNDTPWPWQV
- a CDS encoding recombinase family protein — protein: MSRLPYGKYAAYLRKSRIDLEAEARGEEDTYKRHMRILIELSKRYGITITEIYSEKPATSGERISERPEMIRLLEDVENEQWTGILVVEVERLARGDTMDQGIVANAFKYSNTLIVTPMRVYDPQNSDDEEYFEFGLFMSRREFKTTTRRLQGGRVDGVRDGRYVGNTPPYGYQRVKLPGKGWSLEPNTDQAPIVRLIFSLYTDPDPEKRMGTARLAKHLNTMGVPTARNSKWTVATINGLLRNPVYIGRVRWGSRPLIKRRDGKSRPRKPRDQWVEVVGMHPPLIDEATFDLAQNIMQDHGHTPAPRGKISNPLAGLIRCDICGGPMVLRPYGDKNPSSIICPSQDCPNVSSYFHIIEERLLQSLREWLKSYKAQWKDKQPKTKRTDQMKLKAHEEMLKSLRKKFDDLNNQKNEAHNLLELKVYSIEVFMERSQSLAKQIDEIRETIAQAEKEIELEQKRIAARVETIPKVEHVIEVYQKTDDPGKKNAMLKSVVEQATYRKERGGRWNPEAINQFTLVLYPKLPKI
- a CDS encoding GMC family oxidoreductase; amino-acid sequence: MSNRKNLVYDYIVVGTGPAGAIIAKRLSDDKNTSVLVLEAGENNDKDTPIKDSTFAPELEEQFSPQYFWQGEGVPQSNLDDRTFEWTTGRLSGGGSSINGEQYVRPTTDVLREWQSLLGALWSPKRAIERFKRIEKYNGESNNPQAHGFRGPVDIRQAPKNPTAMAKKLVTAISRATGFREILDYNDPQTPLGPFTRWQLFQKPNGHRESSSTAFLSSDIIAANGRGVNSRKLRVMYKSTAIRVLFADKRARGVEFLKEGACIQAFARKKVIISAGINSSQLLMLSGIGPAKHLQAAGIPVVFNNPNVGKGLRNHTLTFATFTTNPGDKPLPDNDPSALYTGGAFLPDPAPGADKHRRAVQLVGIGGRQSLTIAIIYLRPKSRGTIRIQNNDPLKIVLADEGFLDHPADLEAVKNIYKIYIKNIAAELRRIDPTYRLTTPTDDIIDNDRKLEEFIKQNFDHNHHQQGALRMAPLAEGGVVNSKGHVHGVKNLVVADDSLIPFTVDGNTTAPAYLIGYTIVQQLLKKPAGKKNLVLKSKPVAKGEPGRKKKYAGPRKHYALRTPLQGQSGWETTAE
- a CDS encoding CPBP family intramembrane glutamic endopeptidase encodes the protein MNTLSSKQKALLVIAPALVLTQITVFQLLVRHYGDTLGYLLGYIVYWLVWCIPVTLLFIGPPSSILWRFPADVSYKQWIATALVALPAIATCMAVFLPYAPLAGRNVILLALLFAIVNAPLEEMLWRGVFPSLFPHNLWLGFLYPTFWFGSWHLAPALVKDSGMDGGILAFVGGAVFMGLVWGWFSYRYKSILPSTLAHLLSNFFAFTGFIYVNWFA